AGTATAAGTTCCGCGAACTTTGTGATTCTCTTGCTGTTAAGCTCGGTATAAGTGAATCTGAAAGGAAGGAAATGCTTCCAAGTGGTGCTCAGACCATCTTCGATAACAGGACTGCCTGGGCTAAAACTTACATGAAGAAGGCAGGACTTTTAGAC
Above is a genomic segment from Bacteroidota bacterium containing:
- a CDS encoding restriction endonuclease; this encodes MSVPDYQSLMLPLLQLLGDGKEYKFRELCDSLAVKLGISESERKEMLPSGAQTIFDNRTAWAKTYMKKAGLLD